The Magallana gigas chromosome 6, xbMagGiga1.1, whole genome shotgun sequence genome includes the window TTTATTTGATCAATACTGAATGGttagtatattatttttacataacattcacaaagaaaattcatttgaaatcaatgaaaaataagtttttatgtGGAAGGTTACTCAAAGGAAAGTgactacaccccccccccccccaaaaaaaaaggcaatcttatgaaatttcaatgtatactttttgtttgattgaactttaatttaaaacgcacatttttaacatttgatgtGTTTGAAGCGTATTCTGTAGGTCCTTTAACATGAACGAAATCAAATCTAGTAGAGAATTTGATAGACATTCAGTACGGGCCTATAAAATCATGCCGCAGGCTGATTTTTTTTCGCGCcaaattttgcaataattttacctttgaagcccttTATCTAAATTTTGACATCACCTACCaccatgttttatttaaatatgtcaaaataataCTGAATACACATCTAGACGAACagaattaaatttataattttttttatatattcaagAAGCTTTAATCACAGTGCATTTCCAAACAAATTGCATGTATGTCATGAGAATTTTTAAAGCagcttcaaaaatattttttcttaatctcTCTAATTAATCTTATCATTGTGTATAATCCAAAACAATATGTGATGTGACATCAGGGATGACATTCGTCCCTGGCGATTGCATTTTAAGTccaaaaagacaaaattaaaTGCACCATATAACTCAGAGGAATGAACACTGCTCCCCTatgttttctttgtatttttaaagtattttttgtctacATATTTTTATCTTGATCCAACAACATTAAGTAGTGAGAGGCTTCGCTAAGACAATTCCctttttttgtaagttaaaATTTATCTTGTTTAGCGACAAATTGCGAATCATTCTGCACTTGGGCTAacatttattctatttttacgCCATCTGTCGGGGAAACACCTCAGTAAACGGAAGTAAACATGCGTCAGCCATGTTACTGAACAGGGACAAACAATACTTTAATTTAGTTTAATGCAGCGGTTTTCATggatatattgtttttgtaataattaaCGGAAGCTTTTCGAATTTCGATATTCACAGGGCTTTCCTTCGCCGTGTATAGTTTGCAGATAAGATCGTGCACATTGTACAACAAAATACAGTACCATTTTAATCTGTATACATGGTGAAAATGAGCGTTTCGTCAGTGCCATCTGCAGGGTCAAGTGCTCGTAGTACACCTGTACCGATGCAAAACTCGCCAGGTCTGGGACCTTACAAACCTATTACCCCCAGCCAGTACGGTGCCTCGATAGGTAAACAGAGTGATGATGAGCTCAGAAGACAGGGGGTGGATGATCTTCTACGTATGGTGAGGCGTCTTGAATCAGAAAACCGATCAATCATCGCTGAGCATAGTAGCATCATCAAAGACGTAAACAGACGAGTCCAGATCTACAACAAGGAGATGCGAGGTCTCAAAGACATTAATCAGAAATTGCAAGACGACAACCAAGAACTCAGAGACCTCTGTTGTTTTCTGGATGATGACAGACAGAGAAGTAGAAAACTGGCTCGCGAATGGCAGAGATTTGGCCGTTACACTGCATCGGTAATGAGAAGTGAGGTCTCTGCATATCAAGAAAAGCTCAAAGCTCTTGAGAACAAGCAGGACGAGTTGATCTCCGAAAACACTGAGCTAAAAGAGCTGTGCTTGTACCTTGACCAAGAACGAATTCGCTTTACCCAGACTCGAGACGATGGTGATGGCAGTAGCAATAGTACAACAGCCGGGCATGAAGAAAATAATCAACCCCCACAGATTCCTGATGTAGCTGTTACAAACAATGTGAATAGAAGAGGCAAGTAACACTCTGAAACCTCTGTCTTTCCAGTCCAATGTATTCAGGTTTACATACACAACCTCTAAGCTCCGCTGTTTGTTATAACTATAAGCATGCATTTTAGAAGcaattgtacaaaatgtgtaGATTCAGAAACTATAGGTGCTACTGAACAAGTGGCTACTAATAAGGTAAAGGACTGTAGGTATAATAACAGAATattaaaatgtgatatttttgtttcttgcaGATTCAACTTACATCCAACAACTTGAGTCTCAAGTCCAACAATTAGAGAAAGAAAAAACAGATTTACAGGTGTGCATGGATATTTTCAACATCTATATTTTGCCAGTGGTTGGATTGAACTCACATCTTTTTGTGTACAAAGCAACATCTTAACAGTCAAACAAACTGGTTAATAAACACTGATAAAAGCTACAAGGAATTTCTTAAACAGTTGTAATGTACAGCCACATTATTATCAGTTGattattatatacaaatgtattgcAGAAATCTGGGCACAAATTTTCGAGCCCTGACAAACAGTCCCCGAATCCTCCATCCCACCTGCAGTTAAAAGGCTCACCAGTAAAACCAGTGGTAAAgaaactttttgtatttcttttgcAACAAATGTTTCAGCAATTTGCTAATATGAGAACAGATTTGAAGATGTAGAGGATGTTTTAGTCTTACATTGATAGTAAATGATACATTAAGATGTAAGTGCTGATGAATTTCTGTGCCACAAGAACTGTCATAAAAGATAATAAACATCATAGTAATTTTAAACAACAGAGTCTTCTGGCCTCGGAGCAGAGAGGTACACCTGTGGGGAAGAATGGCAGTGACCAGCATTCCTCGGTACCCAGCACCCCCAGTACCCTGGCAGACACACCCTCCAAACCAGAGGCTGTAGTACATGCCATGAAGGTAACAGATCTGATTTACCGCCGGtaaattaccggtatatttttttatttgaaagtttcCTGTAATGGAAGGATAACAATGCATTAGGATATGTAGATGTTTTAAAATCAGTAAGGTTATCATCAGTGAATcaagaaaaggaaaaacaaaCAGTTCTATAAAAGTAGTATGAAGGCAGTCATGGATCATTCTAAGATACACGTGCACTGGACCTTTCATACATATCCAGTGGCAGCTAATTGATGATATCACTGATTACAGTTAATTGAATTTTCACTCAGTGTCATTATACTGTCAACTCTATATATTTGTTGATCCTAAACTTTGTGATTCTGACATGTCTAGTCATCTATACACTGCTTACCTATTTTAGGTGCTCGAAGTCCACGAACAACTAGAACGTCCCAAGACAGACGTAGGGGGAGAGAACCTAGATGATAAAGAGAAGGCTATAGTTAGAGAGATGTGCAACGTAAGTTCAGCAGAAAACAGGTTTTAGTTATACAGATCTGTATTAGCAAGATTTGTTACTCCATAGCCACCCTGTGGGAATTTTAGAAATAAGAGCTTAGTATTGTATTGAATGTTTGATAGCAGTTGaattatattataaactttAATATCATTAGTCATTGTTGTCTTCAATTCATTGTGATATCGAAATCTTCTATCAATCTAAATGAACTACTGTCAAGATTTTTAAGTCATCTCATGcataaaaaattctcaaaaaatatctcaaatataatGAATATGTCATTACATAGCATATATCGAATATTTAAACTTATGTTCATTGCTTCTTTTTTAGGTTGTATGGAGGAAACTGGGGGACACTAAATCTGAGAGAGATACCCCACATCCAGTCTATGAAAATATggccccaccccctcccccagtACCCCCACCCCACAGACAACCATCCCAGGGCCCAGTCGGTGAGACCAGAAAATCCCCCTCCTCATCCAGTGTCCCAAATCATGACTATCAGCAGAACAATGCCCAACATTACCTCCCACCTCAAGGCTCTCCACAGTACAATGCTAATCCTGATTCTTTTGGCAATTATCAAACCTCTCCCCCTGGGGGCCCTGTTTTGCAGTGCAATTCTACAGTGCCCCACCCTGGATCCTCTCACACAGTGCATTCCCACAACCTGCCCCACTACCAACAGTATAGGTCCCCACCCCCCCTCTACCCCAAAGAGAGACCCCCAGCATCAGTATCCTCATATGATAGTGACCATAGCTCCTATGCCTCACAACCTTATGACCGACCAAATCTACCCTCCAATTACTATAAGGACAGACTTGGACATGGGGGTCAAGGGGGACAGTATGACCAGTTAAAGTCCAACTATCAGCACAGGGCAAGTTCTCAGTCAGATCTGATCCCACCCCCTTCACCTAGACAGCCATACAAAAAGCATTTCTCTCAGTCAGATGTGAGAGGAAGAGATTACAACAGAGGAGGTCAGAACCCAACACAAGGACCGCACAACTATAGCCAAGAGTTGAGGGACAGGGGGAGACCCAGGGAAAGCAGCGTTCCCCGTGAGGCTAGGGAGGGCAGCTATACACGAGAAGTTAGGGAGGGCAGTTATACGAGGGAGGCCAGAGAGGGTAGCTATTCCCGAGAGACTAGTGCATCCAGAGATGGAGATCCAAGGAGAACAAGGGAATTACGTACACCGGATCCCTGGGATTTGAGGGATCCCAGACATGAGGCTATATCTAAAACCAGTAAGGGATCTTACCATTGAGGTGTATAGCTTTTCTGCAAAAAGGGTATTATTCTATTTATTGTCCAAGTATTTACACATAATGTATTCTAGATGTTGAGTTTTTATGATCTACATTGTGTAACATTTGTATACTGAAGTGAAgtgtaaaaaaaggaaaaaattttATGGTGCCATGGCAAATGTTAAAGCATTACCATAAGTATTTATAACAGTCTGGAATATTGTCAAAGTTTTGTATTATGTGTAAGTCATTTTCAAACGAATTATTTCCAATCGTACTGCAACCATACAGCAAACTAGATCTCAATTTTCTTTGACTGTACCAAGTTTTTAATGGTGTCTGGTCTCATTCTTAAATGTTCTGAACATGTGCCATtcatgtataatttttcattgatttccTTTTGGCATTTTTATTATGATCAAGAACCCATTTTTGAAATAGGGCAAATTTAACCATAATGCCActgtttatttattgaaaattattacatgtacatgtattaccaactTTTTATACACTATGCATGCATGGTTAACAAACTTGTATTGTGTCTATCATTGTAAGGGAACTAGTTTTCCTTATCTGATAATGATAAACATACatactgttaattttgaatttttaaatgttggaTTTTTGGGTTGTAGATTTTTTGATAGAGATTATTTCATTGTTATTACATACATGTTATATACACAAGCATTTATCAGCGAAGCTGGCTTTATTATTTATGATGTCAGTGATTATTTTGTAACTCATAAACTttacaccattttttaaaaaaataggttGTATTAAGTTTATATGTTGTACTTTATCATGATAGACAAGTTTGTTGTGAACTATTTTGTATcataaatgttgtttttttcgggaatgaacaaaatttgatgtggatttgtattttgttttacatatattaaacaaCATTTATCATGAATTATCAGCATGGGATTTGATGACATCAAATCTGGCATTGccattctctttttttaatacagTCACATCAAtgtcacacatacatgtaactatgcaATATTTATGACTTTCTTGTAGTTATAGTGAGTCTTCAGACAGATTTTAATTTTGGCAATATGTTGTTTAAATATGGCAGCCATAGCCTTTGACGACAAACTCAATAAACCAACTTACCTGTTGCAATGCTTACCTTGTATTTATGATTTTGACTGTTGAATTCAGCTTTGATACTGTATGAATTAGTTTAAACTGTTGTTAATCAATCTACTGAATTTTGCTTAAACTGATAATTGgcaagcaaattttaaatctttctGTAGAATGTCAAATTTGATATTGAAAGAAccttaaaattaaagaattggGAAGacaaggatatacatgtacatgtaaatgactaTAAGTCaggttaataaaaaatatatttttatgttcattGTAATATAAGTTGGTTTATGGTTTTAAAAGTAGCatgataatttatttctttattttacattagAGGAGTAGCCATGACTTAATTTTCTAAAAGATCCATTTACATTAACCAAAGAAGACTGACATGTAAATTACAGGGCAAGAATCTCTACATGTGTAGCATACAATGTTAACTATTGTCGGCCAGTACATTTTTATGGTTTGATGATTATGTATTAGATTTACCAGAATTCTAGCAATATAGATATGACAATGGTTTTAGAAAAACATGCAGTATTCGTATTTGTCTGTACATCCTGGTATGGACTggcaatattaaaaaatttcaatgcttaaatgaacaaatatcttatatacatgtgtttaaTGAAGGGTTTTTATCAACAGTTTTGAAGTCtgcatttttaaatgaatatatacagCAGCAATTTGTATTTGTGCTTTTCTAGTGCTGAAAAAGAAATCTTTGCtgtttaattatgataaaatatgcaACTGAACCAAGGATATTTAAATGTTACAGTACTGGAATataaatactgtggtttcattaatattcaaggccatcatttttcatgaatgaagtgaaaatcacagtttcaaggatacgtaaattttggccaatgaccccatcaatataaaatgttactatataaaaagtgcctgtttgggagggtaacagttgaaattgacatcccgaggaaaccattgtcatccgacgcaaagcggaggttgacaatggttttcgaggggtgtcaatttcaactgttatcctcccaaacaggcactatttattttattatactgaatgtcttaattattAACTTAACagcgaaatccacgaaaattggtatttaacttatattgatgaaaccacaataTTTCTCAGTTTTCTCACCATTCTATCCTATTTCTGAGctcattttcacattttctgttGATCTAttatatttgtgtattttgtaatttttcattcttgtaccattttcatgttttttgaaAGTTATACATAATTTGGAAATACGGTAGTTATTTGCATTTAACTTCATTTTTACTCTGCAATATTTTCAccatttgttaaaaatatgtatatgaaATAGTTTATGATGAAAactaatattatattaaatctCATATTCTTGGTACTATTTTTGATTGTATTTAGTATACGTATAGAATGAAGGTGctgttttttgcaaaaaaagaaaaaggaaataaaaaaatatttatatgaagttGGATTAGAAAGTAAATCGTCAAAATTATTTGAGGCtgtgtttgttttctttatttgttaaaagCTGAATACGACCCAATAATATACGCATTGACCATATACTAACTTAAGTATTTTGAATGCTAGAGAAtgtaaggtttttggagcaggagCCCTTCGATGGTcaaatttttgttatttctGGTCTTAGTTATTCCCCCCCTCTGTAGGTGAGATGGCATACTGTTTTTCCTTGTGTGTCTGCCTTTATGTCCGTAACAAATTTTTGacgcatttttctcagcaacttttAATtgcagaatgatgctatccttgaggacattttccttattttttgaatgaatccGTTACACCAATCTTTATTCGTAATGtaccaaatatatagcaaaatttggtgtattttaatattttgagatggccccacTAAAAACAAGATGgtggaatttagtattttttttttttacatataaggtagtaaatgatattaatatgttttacggtgcgaccgttggggcgagcacagcatgtgatcaaacaatgaattataataaattaataaaattaaattaacaacgtgaaatttgaatgccaaaaaataaaacatacctatttttcagtaaattttcattattcatagttttatagatttgttataatttatttatttatatgtagaacaatagtttaatctcagatacaatgttgttaaataataaagattttaatatataaatattcattgcactgcatctcctcttttaaagtgattgtgattatgattgattgattgatttcccccttttttttgcagtagacattttttcttaaacttacatataaaacttgactcatcatagagctccccccatgctaatttttttttcatttttgtcaatttatacatagaaaatcgacttaccatggatttgcccctccacttaaaaaaaaataattaatgtttaattttatttttaatttacgcttaaaaatatttgcttatcatgttaaaagaacatgatgttgtcccccccccccccccgcatgtaataaatgattaaagaaaccattgaactgctaaagagctgaaggatcagaattttcatgatttatttttctttttgcttgcaaagattttttggatgaggctgccatccacccacccaccccctttaaaaaaaggcgctgctacgtataacgttacgtttcaggaaattaccgtaattatagtgaataaaatatttgtgagcattcatccaaattagtgcaatttacaaccgtttcctgtatctgaagaaatgtccttattcgtcagctgttctttatcttagcctttgcaagattttaagaggattttggtcatttcagcagatttacaataacttcaattagagtaatttccccttatcagtgcttattgtgacgtcaaagatGACGTTGattaagtgtcgtcttactctttaaaactcccctgagaaataaaagtatgcgaagtatactgttttatttacttaaaaagcatgatgttcttaaaattacacatcttataagcttttcaaaggttttactttgattctcgggagaacgtgatgttggaacgtgaggttggaaaccattggtactatgaattgtgggtcaaaatttactgactccgaaaaaatatatcggatcaatgtgtaaacgtttgtgacgtcacacgattatttttgattgaaagtgtactgaggtgaactttagaggtaacattgactgtatgtcgcttacatcgttattgtttttactgtctaaatttgtcttgctgattctcgtgagagtgtgaagtgataaaaattgccatgattacagggaactactgggacgattaaaacgatgcattactggtccgatttactga containing:
- the LOC105325725 gene encoding uncharacterized protein DDB_G0284459 isoform X1: MVKMSVSSVPSAGSSARSTPVPMQNSPGLGPYKPITPSQYGASIGKQSDDELRRQGVDDLLRMVRRLESENRSIIAEHSSIIKDVNRRVQIYNKEMRGLKDINQKLQDDNQELRDLCCFLDDDRQRSRKLAREWQRFGRYTASVMRSEVSAYQEKLKALENKQDELISENTELKELCLYLDQERIRFTQTRDDGDGSSNSTTAGHEENNQPPQIPDVAVTNNVNRRDSTYIQQLESQVQQLEKEKTDLQKSGHKFSSPDKQSPNPPSHLQLKGSPVKPVQSLLASEQRGTPVGKNGSDQHSSVPSTPSTLADTPSKPEAVVHAMKVLEVHEQLERPKTDVGGENLDDKEKAIVREMCNVVWRKLGDTKSERDTPHPVYENMAPPPPPVPPPHRQPSQGPVGETRKSPSSSSVPNHDYQQNNAQHYLPPQGSPQYNANPDSFGNYQTSPPGGPVLQCNSTVPHPGSSHTVHSHNLPHYQQYRSPPPLYPKERPPASVSSYDSDHSSYASQPYDRPNLPSNYYKDRLGHGGQGGQYDQLKSNYQHRASSQSDLIPPPSPRQPYKKHFSQSDVRGRDYNRGGQNPTQGPHNYSQELRDRGRPRESSVPREAREGSYTREVREGSYTREAREGSYSRETSASRDGDPRRTRELRTPDPWDLRDPRHEAISKTSKGSYH
- the LOC105325725 gene encoding uncharacterized protein DDB_G0284459 isoform X2: MVKMSVSSVPSAGSSARSTPVPMQNSPGLGPYKPITPSQYGASIGKQSDDELRRQGVDDLLRMVRRLESENRSIIAEHSSIIKDVNRRVQIYNKEMRGLKDINQKLQDDNQELRDLCCFLDDDRQRSRKLAREWQRFGRYTASVMRSEVSAYQEKLKALENKQDELISENTELKELCLYLDQERIRFTQTRDDGDGSSNSTTAGHEENNQPPQIPDVAVTNNVNRRDSTYIQQLESQVQQLEKEKTDLQKSGHKFSSPDKQSPNPPSHLQLKGSPVKPVSLLASEQRGTPVGKNGSDQHSSVPSTPSTLADTPSKPEAVVHAMKVLEVHEQLERPKTDVGGENLDDKEKAIVREMCNVVWRKLGDTKSERDTPHPVYENMAPPPPPVPPPHRQPSQGPVGETRKSPSSSSVPNHDYQQNNAQHYLPPQGSPQYNANPDSFGNYQTSPPGGPVLQCNSTVPHPGSSHTVHSHNLPHYQQYRSPPPLYPKERPPASVSSYDSDHSSYASQPYDRPNLPSNYYKDRLGHGGQGGQYDQLKSNYQHRASSQSDLIPPPSPRQPYKKHFSQSDVRGRDYNRGGQNPTQGPHNYSQELRDRGRPRESSVPREAREGSYTREVREGSYTREAREGSYSRETSASRDGDPRRTRELRTPDPWDLRDPRHEAISKTSKGSYH